In one Diabrotica virgifera virgifera chromosome 7, PGI_DIABVI_V3a genomic region, the following are encoded:
- the LOC114333222 gene encoding 40S ribosomal protein S13 gives MGRMHAPGKGIAQSALPYRRSVPTWLKVTPEEVKDHIFKLGKKGLTPSQIGVILRDSYGVAQVRFVSGNKILRIMKAMGLAPDLPEDLYYLIKKAVAIRKHLERNRKDKDSKFRLILVESRIHRLARYYKTKSVLAPNWKYESSTASALVA, from the exons atgggtcGTATGCACGCACCAGG AAAAGGTATTGCCCAGTCGGCATTGCCATACAGAAGGAGTGTACCAACATGGTTGAAAGTCACACCAGAAGAAGTAAAAGACCATATTTTTAAACTTGGCAAGAAAGGCTTGACTCCATCACAAATTG GTGTTATCCTCAGGGATTCATATGGTGTTGCCCAAGTAAGGTTTGTTTCTGGAAACAAAATCTTGCGTATCATGAAAGCTATGGGTCTTGCCCCTGATCTACCAGAAGATTTGTACTACCTTATCAAGAAGGCAGTAGCTATCCGCAAACATTTAGAACGTAACAGAAAAGACAAGGACAGCAAATTCCGTTTGATTTTGGTAGAATCACGTATCCACCGTTTGGCTAGGTACTACAAAACCAAGAGCGTATTGGCACCCAACTGGAAGTACGAATCAAGCACAGCATCTGCTTTGGTCGCTTAA